The Fibrobacter sp. UWEL nucleotide sequence GAACCGAAGAACCAGTCCACGCTGGGGGTCAGGATCAAGTGCTCGTCCGGACGGTTCAGCATGGGCAGGGAGTAAGTGGCATACATTGCCAGAGTAGAGTCGTTATCTTCGGAAGCACCCATGTAGAACTTACCGCTACCGTACTTTTCGTTGCCGAATTCAGCACCGAAACCGCGGAGAGATTCGTCGCGGACAATGACTGCATTCTTGGACGGATCGCGCCAGAAGTAGTAGTTGAAGGTACCTGCGTTATAGGTCATGTCACCGAAAATCAAGGTCACGTCGTGAGAAACGTCCCAACGGAGCTGTGCACCGTCGAAGTTGAAACCGGTGTAGCGGTTGTCGCTGTCGCTAATGGCTGCGGAATGTGCGAAACCATGACGGATTTCGGAAGCTTCCAGATCACCGTTTGCGTTTACAAAGCTGCTGTGGGTGTTGGCGTTCACGACTACATGGATGTTTTCGTCGAGATTTGCCTGCAGGGACAGGTCAATGTCCTGATTGGCTGCGTTCAGCGGGCTAAAGTCTTTATCAAAATAGCTACCATAGTCCAGGTTTACGTCACCGTGGACTTCGATGTCGGCAGCGAAGGTAAAACCTGCAGCAGTCAGTGCCAGGGGCAAAAGCAGTTTGCGCATAATTATTCCAGTGGTTTAAAAATTTCTTGCGATAAAATAGAAATATCTGAAAAAAAAGACCAAACCTAATGCGGAAAAGTCCTTGTCTTTGGTACTTTTGTAAATTTGGGGAATATGAAGATGCTCAGATTGCTCCCGTATTTTCTGTTTGTGCTGGCCGTTTTTGCCCAGTCCGCTTTTGCCTTGTCCGCTGACGAGGCCATGAAGAAATCTCAGGCTTGGTTCAAGTCCGGCAAGGCTTGGAATCTTGATTTCAGGGTCCAGGTGTTTTATGCGGATTCTCCGGACATTGCTTCCGAACAGGGGAGCCTGCTGGTTGCCGAAGGGGACAAGTTCAAGTTGGATATGGCTGGCATTCGTTTCTATAGCGATGGCGAATCCCTGTGGCAGCATAATGTGGAACAGAAGCAGGTGCTGATCAAGGCTGTGGAAGACTTGTCCAGCCAGCTTCATCCTTCTGAACTTCTCTTTAAGTATCTGAACTGCAAGGCCACTTCCATGACTACAGGCTCCTTCGGGGGCAAGACTCTCTGGGTGTTGAAGCTGGATCCTTCCAAGTATGCAGGGCAGTTCAGCCAGATGGAAGTGTGGCTTTCCCAGAAGGACTTTTCCCCGGTACGCCTGTTTACGGTGGATCCTGCAGGGAACAGCTCCTGGTATAATATCGTGAATTTGAAAGTGTTGAAGACCTTCTCCAATGACGATTTCAAGTACAAGTCCCAGAAGGACGTTGACGAAATCGACATGCGCTAGGAATCCTTATGAAGAAAAGTCTCCTTAAGAAAGTAGTCTGCAGTGTTGCTGTTTGCGCGGGCTTGTCCTCTGCGGCGGAAACCTTGTTCAGTAACTACGCCCTGAATGTCAACGAAACTGGTTCTACGGGTTCCTTGTGGGTGTTTTCCCGCGGGGACACTTATAGCGGTGCGACCCTGCTGGAGCTGACTGTCGGTTCTACGGGGAACGCCCAGGTGGTAAAAAGCACCCAGGTGCAGGTCAGCGATTCCGTGACTGCGGTACAGGATGGAATTTTTAGCGACGTGCTGGCCGAACACCGCCGTACGCCTGCGGTTTATGCAGGTAAGCTGGGTTATGTTCTCCCCATGTTCAAGATGGACGATGACGAACGCTATCGCCAACCGGGTGGCTTCCTCTCCATTCGCGGGGCCAGTGAAGACGATGTGTACGAAATGCCCATCGATGTTCCTGCCGCATTGGAAGATCTGGACTCCGCCATGTATACTGCTGTAGGCGGCTTTGCCTACGATTCATCTGCAAAACAACTGTGGATGGCCCGCGGTGCCGCTGGCATTCGCCTGCATGATTTCTCCAGCAGCAAGGCGAAGACTGCGGATTATGTCCTTAATGAAACTACATCCACCATGGATTCCCTGAAGTCCAAGTACAAGTGGAGCGAAAAGGAAAACCCGTTTATTTTTGATGTGAAGCGTCATCCCGAGACGGGCGATCTCTGGCTTGCAACAAGCAAGGGCGTGTGGACCTACGGTAAGGACGGTTCCGTGAAGAAGGCTTCTGCGACCTTGAACGATTCTGCCCGAGTGACTGGAATCTGGATGGGTGGCGAACCCTTGCAGATTATTGCGGAAACTTCCGTGAAGGGGAAGGAATCTAGCTTGCGTGGGACCCTCTATCGTATGTATGACGGGGAGAAGGATTTCAGTAAGGTGGCATTCCTGGATACCGCTGGAAATTCCCAGAAGAAAGACGTGTATGACGATGGCGACTTTACGGTAAGCGGTGTTGCCTTTATCGGTAACGTGGCCTATGTGGCCGTGGGCACTTCCGGTGCTTCTGTCAGCGGTTACTTTAAGCTGGAAAAGAATGGCGTTCGTGCCTGGGATATGAATGATGACGGAAAGAACCAGTGGCTTTATGGTTACGAAACTGGCGCTACGGATAGAGACGTTGTGATCACGTCTATTTGTTCTTTTCCCTTGGAAAAAAATAGAACTGGCTTAGCCATCTCTACGTATGGTAATGGCATTTCCGTTTCTGCGGATTCCGGTGCAACCTGGACTACAGTCTTGAACCGTCATAAGCTGGGGGGTAACCTTGGTTCTGTTCGTATGGTTCCTTCTGTGATTACCGCCGGCGACCAGGCTCTGGTCTCTTATAAGGTGGGTAAGGATTCCAAGATTACCATCGATGTGTTCAGCTACGACATGAGAAAGATTCGCACGATTGTCAAGAGTGCCCATCGCGATGCAGATGCTTCTCGCAGTACCAATCCTAAGGAAGACTTCTGGGATGGTTATGACGAATATGGAAGGCCTTGTACCATGGGCGTTTACTACGTCCGCGTAAAGGATAATCACGGCCATATTGGCTGGGGTAAGGTCATGACTTTGGGAGGGCATAAGTAATGATGAATTACGAGTTGCGAATGACGAAGGTCTTGCTGACGTTTGCTCTGTTGTTGGTTTGTGCGGTGCCGGTTTTTGCAAAACAGAAGGCTACTTTGGGTAGTTTCGATGGTTTTGTGGAACGTATGGCTGCGGGTACTCGCGAATTGGGTCGTGGTAATACCGGCTCTGCAGATACGGCTTCTATGCCGGCTGCCTACTGGAACCCGGCAATCCTTGGCTTTAGGGAAAATTTCTCCTATACCTTGAATGCTGAAAAGCGCGATCTGGATCGTGCTGGTGGCTCTCTGGGTATTGAATCCAAGGTGGGGAAGCGTATGGGCGTGGGCTTTGCCATGCTTTATCGTGGTGACCTTGCTTTTGACGTGATTGATGATGACGACCAGACCATGGGAACGGCATCTCCCTACTTTACCATGATGTATCTGGGCTTTGCCTATCGTGCTACCCGTCGCGATGCATTCGGCTTGTCTCTTTCCATGAGTTATGACAATCTGGATATTGCTGAATATTTCGACGGCGTGGAACTGGTAGATGATTATCGCAGTCCCGTAACCTTGAATTTGAGCTGGCTCAGACAGTGGAATGAAAAGTGGTCCTCTTCTGTAGTCATCCGTAACATCAGCTTTGGTGAAAATCTTTCTGCCAAGTGGTCCAAGAATACCAGCACTGATAACTCCGTGGCAAGTACGGATGGCGTTCGTCCCAAGGTCCTGCAGATTGGTTTGGGTTATCGCACTCGCATTATGGGCAAGCCTGTTTATGCCTGGATGGAAGCCATTGACTATCAGGTGGCGGATACCTTGCTGGCATTTGATCCGGATCTTCACGTATGGACTGGACGTGTGGGCTTTGAAAGTGAACTGATTCCTAACGGTACATTGCGCGTGGGTATGGACGACTTGAACTTCACCGTAGGTGCTGGCTACAAGTTTGAAATTCGCATCGGCAAGAAGAAGTACCCGTTTGATGTGAACTACGCCTTGATTTATGAATCCGAGGCTGGTCTCTGGACGCCTCTTAGCTTTGGCCTTCGCGGGAACATTCCCTAACGTAGTTTCGTGATCGAAAGCATTTTCATAGATGGCCTCCGCAGTTTAACCGGGTTCGAGAAACAATTCGGTCCCGGTATTACCGTGGTGTATGGTCCTAACGGTTGCGGGAAAACGTCCCTGCTGGAAGGGATCTACCTGCTGTCTCAGGGCTTTTCTTTCCGTGCGAAAGACCTGAAGGAACTGATTCGATGGAATACCAACGAACTGATTCTGCGAGGGACTTTTACCGATGGAGATCGCCAGAGGAATCGCGCCATCAGGGTGCATCGTCGCGGCAATGACGTTCGTGAAAATGGGGAAAACCTGAAGTCCCCTACAGGCTTTTTCGGGAACTGTCCCGCGGTGATTATGCAGCCGTCGGATATCGAACTTTTGAGGGGGGCGCCTGAAGTGCGCCGCCACTGGCTGGATGAGATTCTTTGCTTCCGTTCTCCTGCCAATGCTTCTGTATTGAGACGCTATAAGCGGGTGCTTCAGCAGCGTAACCAGTGGCTCCGTCAGTACAAGAAAGAGGGTTCTGCCGTAGGTGGGGAGGAACTGTTCAAAGTTTTGACCATACAGCTGGTAGAACAGGGCGCCAAACTGTGGGCCGCCCGCTTAAATTTATCTCAGGAAATTTCCCCCATTATTACCAGCTATTACCGTAAGTTGTCTGGAGGTGTGGATGAAATTACCTGCGCCTACAAGAGCTCTATTCTGAAAGAATTGGACGCTATGGACGGTGCGGAATTTCTGGATGACGAAGGCTTGGAGGTCGCTGCCGCAGGGAATATGGCTGCCGATGTGACTGGGGATTATTCCGCAGAAAACGTGGTGGATGAAGAAAGCCTTCGGGTGGCATTCCAGAGAAAGCTGGATGGCCTTGAATTCGTGGAGAAAATGCAGGGCATGACCATGTCCGGGCCTCATAAGGATGATTTAGCCCTGTGTATCGGAGGCTACGAGATGCGCTCCGTAGGTTCTCAGGGGCAGTGCCGTTCCGCTGCGGTGGCCATGAGGTTTGCTGCAGTGGATGTTGCTACCCGCTATGTGGAAAAACCTATTTTGCTGCTGGATGATATCTTCGCCGAGCTGGACGTGAATCGTCGTGACGCCGTTGCCACTCTCATCCGCGAAAAGCAATGTCAGGTGGTAATCGCTACCCCGCAGAAAGAAGACCTGCCCTTTACAGCAGACGATACTATTGAGATGTAGGGGATTCCATCCCCTAGACCCCTGGTTGAAAATACTGCGGCTTCACAAGTGCGGAGCACTTGTTTACCTTGTCTTTTCAACTGAGGGACTGATGTCCCTCAGACACCCTTAACATGATGATGTTTCAATCTGGTAGCCAGAGGGTTGACATATGGTGTTATAGGGGGCGCGCTGCCCTTTAACGAATAAAAAAATCCGTGGCCTTGATGACCACGGACTCTTTAAACTTTGCTCAGTTTAATCCGGAGATTACTTTTTGAGAAGGTCGCGGATTTCGGTGAGGAGCTTTTCTTCTGCGGACGGTTCAGGAGGAGCCGGCGGTGCAGGAGGTTCAGCAGGCTTTTCTTCAGCCTTCTTCATGTTCTGGAGAGCGCCCAGGAACTTCTTCATGACGATGAAGACCACAATGGCCACGATGAGGAAGTCAACGATGCCGCCGATGAAGTTACCATACGGAACGGTCACGCCACCGATTTCAGTGGTGAGTGCCTTGAGGCCTTCGCCAGCATCCTTGCCACCGGCCATAGCGATAACGCCAGTAACGCACGGCATCACGATGTCGTTCACGAAAGAGGTTACGATCTTACCGAATGCACCACCGATGATAACACCGATAGCCATGTCGACGATATTGCCCTTAAATGCGAAGGCCTTGAATTCTTCGAGAAGGGAAGTTGCTTTACCTTTGATACCCATGTGGGGCTCCTTATGTTGAGATTGGCTTAAAAATAGTTTAAACCTTGGGGTTTGCAAGTGGGATTTCTAAATTGTGTGCGCTATGTCATGGTTAATTCTTGCCCTTGCTTCCGCCTTCTTTCTAGGCTGTTATGATTTGGCGAAGAAAAAGTCTGTGCAGGGGAATGCGGTTCGCCCCGTTTTGTTCCTCTGCAGTGCTTTTTACGCCCTTTTGATGCTCCCCGTATTGTTGACGGGCCATTGCGAAAGTCTGCCTCTCCAGAGTCACATTTACCTGATTGGTAAGGCTGCCATCGTGGGCGGTAGCTGGATTTTGACTTACAATGCCCTGGCTCACTTGCCCTTGTCCATTGCGACGACTATCCGCGCTTTGGCGCCTGTGTTCACCATCTTTATTGCGGTGACCTTCATGGGGGAACGTCCCTTTGCCTTGCAGTGGGCCGGCGTTGCCGTGTGTATTTGCAGCTACATCTGCCTAAGTATGGCGGGCCGCAAGGAAATGGGTCACTTTTTCAGCAATGGCTGGGTGATTTGCATGGTGCTGGGGACCATTCTTGCCTCCTGTAGTGGGGTGTATGACAAGTTTATTTTGCAGCGTATGAATTTTGAACCCCTGACGGTTCAGGTCTGGTTTGCCATTTACATGACTTTGTGGCAGTTTGCTGTCTGTGCCATTACCTGGTTCCCTAAACGGAAAACTACCACTCCGTTCCAGTTCCGCTGGAGTTTTGTGCTGGTCGCGGTTTTGTTGCTGGTTGCGGACCGCTGCTATTTCCTGTCCGTCAGCGACAAGGATGCTCTCATTTCACTGGTAACGGTGTTCCGACGTTCTAGCGTGCTGATCAGCTTTGTTGCAGGATTGCTATTCTTTAAGGAACGTAAGAGCCCGCTGAAGTGGGTTGCACTCTTTGGCATTATTACAGGCCTTTGCATGATTGCCTTAGGCAAATAAGGGCGAAGGCTCCGGAGTTTGAATGATTGGAATTACGGGACAGATTGGTGCTGGAAAGTCCTATGTGGGACACCTCCTGCGAAAGCGGGGGATTCGCGTCATTGACGCGGATCTGGCGGTCCACCAGCTGTATCGTGACAATCAGGAATTGCGAGAAGCGGTGGCTCGAGAGTTTGGGCCTGATTCCTTGACGGCGTCCGGAGTGAACCGTAAATTTTTTGCGGATCTGATCTTTAGGGATGCAAGCGCCAGAGTGAAACTGGAAAATCTGGTTTATCCAGTCCTGACGGAGTACGTCCTGACAGAAGCGCCTGACTTTGTGGAAGCCGCCCTATTTGAAAATGTCCCGAGGATGGTGGAACGTCTGGACGAAATCTGGGTGGTGACTGCCCCCGCGGAAATCCGCCTGCAGCGTCTCATGGAAAACCGCAACTTCTCTCAGGAAGACGCACTTCGCCGCATGTCCCTTCAAAAAGAAAAGGACGCCGAGAATTTCTGGCGTCAACTTTTCCCGGGAAAGACCCTCAGGTTTATTTCTAATGCAGGTGATGTTCCTCCGGAACTTCCCTAGTGAATTTGCTTGCCGTTTACGTTCAAGTAGCTCTTCACGCCGTTCTTGGTAAATTCTAGCTGAACCTTATTGCCACGTACAATCAAGCGCTTGTTGTCTGCAGGAGCGACACGCAGTGCGCGCTTTGCCACAATGGGAGTAAGTTCGTAGTTTACCACAGGTTTTTCCGTAATGTCGTAAGAAGTGCTGGTGGCCGCAATTGCCTGGATGCTATTGATGGCGTAGGCAAAGGGGGCATTCCAGTTGATAGCTACTTCATTAGTTGCATAGCTGCAGGAGTTGTCGTAGTAGGAACGTGCCACAGCATCGGGATTGTTGTAGGCTTTTGCACAGTCGGTAGCACTTGCGTTAGCACCGCCTGCTACCATGCCGGGAACCGGAGCCTCAATGCTGTCGGACTGGCTGGGACGATGATGGGGATTCATGGTGGGGTTCACGCCATAGCCTGTGAGATAGGACTTGTCAATGGGATTGCGACCCAGAATGTAGTCCACAATGCTGTTTGCTGCGTTCAGGTACTTTTCTTCCTTGGTGAGAATGTAGGCGTGGAGAAGGATCACAGCCTTGTTGGAAGCAACGCCGTTGGAACCCCAGTAGAAATCGCCCTTGTCCAATGCAACACCGTAGCCGTTGTTTTCCAGGGTGGCGATGAACTTGTTGGCGCTGTTGATAACGAGAGTCTTTGCGGAATCCACTTGGTTTGCGTCGAAAATATCCGGATTGGTTGCGATGTTGTATACGCCCAGCATGTAGCTGTCCTGCCAACTGGGAATACGGACATTTGCGGTACGGATGGTGGTTTTCTTTAGCAGGGCTTCAAATTTCGGGTCCTTGCTTACGCGGTAGATTTCGGTCTGTGCCCAGAAGCGGGTGGTTGCTGGCCTGGAGCCTGTGTAGGAGCCGGTGCTTACATCGGAGGGCTGTTCGTAAACTTCGCCAGAATGGTCGTCTGCCCACATATAGGCTCGCTGGGCGGCGTCGATGCACTTCTGGGAGAATTCCGGATCGTAGGGCTGGTAGATCTCGGAGGCCAGAGCCATCACTGCGGCGAAGTTCAGGGTGGCTTCTTCTGCCTTGCCGATGACGTAGCGCTGAGTGGAGGATGCCTTCAGTGGGGTAACGGTGCCCACGAACTTCAGGGTGGTGAGCTTGTGGAAAACGCCACCGTCAGAATCCTGCATGGTCAGCATCCAGTCCAGATTCCACTTGATTTCGTCAAGAAGGTCGGGAATTTCGTTTTTGCTTTCGGGAATGTTTAGGGAAGTCTTCTTGAAGTATTCCTTGTTGTGCTGGTATAGCTGGAGAAGTGTATAGGTGGTAATGCCGGAGTTTACGATGTACTTGCCGTAGTCACCTGCGTCGTACCAGCCCTTGGGACTTGCAATCTTGGGTTCTACCATACGGTCGTGACCGGTGGATTTGTGGTATGCCACAGCCGTATCCGGGTGTCCCGCTTCGCGAGCCCACTGGCCTGCAAATTCTTCGGTCAGTTCCATGGAGGCTCGCTGGTAATAGAAGAACTTCAGGGATGCCTTTGCGGCTCCTTCCAGAGCGTCATCTGCAATATGGATAGGATGGCCAATCTTTTCGTCACCGACGTAAGCCTGGTAAGTGCCGGCGGTTTTCAGTTCAGAAAAATCAACCAGAGAGGCTGCGGTGTCACCTGCGGGAATCCAGGTTTCTGCCTTGGGTGCAGTAACCGTAAGAGCCACCGTGCCGGATTCATCCTTAAACAAAATGTCCTTGCCTTCCACGTCAACAACAGCCATCTGCTTTTGACCGTTGGTGAGGAAGCCGACTTGATTCTGGTAAGCGGTTGCCGCATACAGGGAAGTTGCGAAACCGGAGGCAATCATGGCGCCAGCGATGAACGTTGTGATTTTCATAAACCCATCCTTGTGATTTTGTTTTTATCAAAATTATTTTTCGGCAGTTGAAATAGGATAGGGTCGGTGTGTACAAAATGTTTTCCGCAGGAACCATTTTGTATACGTCTGTGTCCGAAGTTTTTTATTAGATTATTGATGAGGAATTTTTTTTCGGTTTTCAGGAGGTTGAAATGACTGAAAAGAAGATGAACAATGTGAGAGCGGTGATGGCTCTCAACGACTTGAAAGTGTACGCAAGTTCTCATTCCCTGGATGCCTTGGATTATGCCATTGCCGTTCTTGAAAAGCTGGAAGAAGAAGGCATCAAGCAGCCTCTAGTCAGCTTGGAAAAGGAGAAGTAGTTCATGGACCAGTGGATTTTTGCGACGGGAACTTTCTGGGCTTTGGTGCCTCCCATTGTAGCGATTGCCCTTGCCCTCATTACCAAGGAAGTTTATTCCTCCCTCTTTGCGGGTGTGGTCATTGGGGCCTTCTTTATTTGCCACGGTAGCTTTGGCAGTTTCCTGGATGCCATTTTCAAGGATGGCGTCATCGCCAAGGTTTCTGACCCGTGGAATGTAGGCATTCTAGTGTTTCTTGTAATCCTCGGGACTATGGTTGCTCTCATGAATCGCGTGGGCGGTTCCGCGGCTTTTGGCGAGTGGGCCAAGAAGCGTATCAAGACAAAGACGGGCGCCCAGATTGCGACCATCTGCTTGGGCATCATGATTTTTATCGATGACTACTTTAACTGCCTTACGGTGGGTAGCGTCATGCGCCCCATTACGGACAAGTATAAGGTGAGTCATGAAAAGCTGGCTTACCTGATTGACTCTACTGCAGCGCCTGTTTGCATTATTGCTCCCATCAGTTCCTGGGCCGCAGCGGTTTCCGGATTTGTGGAAGGGGAGGATGGCCTTGGACTTTTTGTGAAGGCCATACCCTTCAATTTCTACGCCCTGTTTACCTTGCTGGCTATTTTCCTGGTGGTGTTCTGGAAGATTGATTTTGGCCCCATGAAAAATTATGAAACTGCTGAGGAAATCATCCAGGCAAAGATGGACGAAGCCCATATTCCCGAAGGTCGCGGTAAGGTCATCGACCTGGTTCTGCCCATTATCCTCTTGATCGTGTTCTGCACCATTGGCATGATTTATACTGGTGGTTTCTTTGCCAGCGGTGCTGACGCCAAGGGCTTTGTAGACGCATTTGCAAATAGCAATGCTTCCGTAGGTCTTGTGATTGGATCTTTCGCCGCATTATTATTGACGCTTGTACTTTATGTGTCCCGCGGGGTCCTTCGTTTTGGCAAGTGCATGGAATGTCTTCCTGCAGGTTTCAAGGCCATGGTGCCCGCTATCCTCATTCTTTCCCTGGCCTGGACTCTGAAGGGCGTTACCGATACCCTCGGGGCAAAAGAATTCGTGGCTGGTGTTGTTAGCGGGGGCGCCGCAAGCTTCATGAACTTCATGCCGGCTATTATCTTCGTGATTGCCGCCTTCCTGGCTTTTGCAACGGGAACTTCCTGGGGAACCTTCGGGATTCTTATCCCCATTGTGGTGGCTGCTTTTAGCGGTGTGGATTACAACCTCATGATTATTTCCATCTCTGCCTGTATGGCAGGTGCCGTTTGCGGTGACCACTGCTCTCCCATTTCGGACACTACCATTATGGCGAGCGCTGGCGCACAATGTGAACATGTGAACCATGTCAATACCCAGCTGCCTTACGTACTTTATGTCGCAAGCATTTCCTTCGTGACGTATATTATCGCAGGCTTTAGCCGTAGTGCGGTTCTCTCCCTGCTGGTAGGTGCCGCACTGACCGCAGGTGGTCTTTTCTTCCTCAAGAAGAAGATGGCCAAGAAGGCTTAACTTGCCTGGCTTAAGGCGGGTTATTTCTTTCCCAGCTTAATCTGGGAGAGGATTACCGCAATGAACATCAGGACGCAGCCCACGCCTTCCTGGAAACTCAGGCGCTCGTTTAATACGGCCCAACCGCCCAGGACAGCAAATACAGATTCAAGGCTCATGAGTAGGGATGCTACCGTGGGCCTTATCTTATTTTGGGCCACAATCTGCAGGGTGAATGCCACCCCGCTGGAAAGTACTGCGGCGTACAGCAGAGGAATCCATGCGTTCCAGTGAGTGTAGATTTCAACGGCGTTCATTAGCCCCGCAGTAGATAACTTCAAGTCCACAAAGAGCATGGGGATGGAACTGACCACGCAGGCTACCAGGCACTGGATGGCCGAAAGTCGGACGTTGTCCACCTCCTGGCAGAAACGATCTGTGATCAAAATCTGGATGGCGAAACTCAGGGCGCACAACAACAGCACTCCATCGGCCGCTTGAATGGAAAATCCATCCTTGATGCAAAGCAGGTACAGGCCCGCCAGTGTCAAGAGAACGCAGAACCAGATTTTTCCCGTAATCTTTTTCCCTAGGAAAACGCTGAGGACCGGCACTAGAATAATGTAACAGGTGGTGAGGAATCCGGATTTTCCGGCGGAGCACCCCAGAAAAAGTCCTAATTGCTGGAAATTGGTTCCAAAACCCAGAGCTAGGCCGCAAAAAATACCTGCTTTCCAGAGATTCTTCGTTTGGAGGACGTTTTGGGGCTTTTTCGGGCTTTTTCCTGCAAAATCGAGGATTTTCGCCAGTCCGAACAGCAAAAATGTGGCTAAAAAGTTCCTGACAAAGGTGAAAACGAAGGGCCCCGCGCTATTGCCTTCGGCTTGTGCCACGAAGGTGGTTCCCCAGATAAAGGCTGCCAAAACCAATAAAAGGCTGTATCCGATGTTTGCCATAACGGCCCGTATATATAGAAAAATCAGGAAAAACATGACCAATATCACATTCTCAACACTTCTCAACGCAAAGATGCGTTTTACTTCTTACAATGGTACTCTGGCGGTGTAAGCAAGGTATTTTAATGAAAAATGGTTGAAACCCTCAATGAGGAAGGAAGCTAAAATGAAATCTCACGAAGTATTCATTGTAAAGCAGATCGTTGCATTCCTGGCTGTTGCCGTGGTTCTCGGTTTCCTTTACGGCTAGTAATCATCCATAAACTTCATTACGAGAGAGAAAGGTCGGCGCGGCTCTATGCCGTGTCGGCTTTTTTTATTAAATTTGGCACCATGAAAAAGATTTCTCTTACCGGTATCAAGCCGACGGGCACCCCCCA carries:
- a CDS encoding outer membrane lipoprotein carrier protein LolA; the encoded protein is MKMLRLLPYFLFVLAVFAQSAFALSADEAMKKSQAWFKSGKAWNLDFRVQVFYADSPDIASEQGSLLVAEGDKFKLDMAGIRFYSDGESLWQHNVEQKQVLIKAVEDLSSQLHPSELLFKYLNCKATSMTTGSFGGKTLWVLKLDPSKYAGQFSQMEVWLSQKDFSPVRLFTVDPAGNSSWYNIVNLKVLKTFSNDDFKYKSQKDVDEIDMR
- a CDS encoding DNA replication/repair protein RecF codes for the protein MIESIFIDGLRSLTGFEKQFGPGITVVYGPNGCGKTSLLEGIYLLSQGFSFRAKDLKELIRWNTNELILRGTFTDGDRQRNRAIRVHRRGNDVRENGENLKSPTGFFGNCPAVIMQPSDIELLRGAPEVRRHWLDEILCFRSPANASVLRRYKRVLQQRNQWLRQYKKEGSAVGGEELFKVLTIQLVEQGAKLWAARLNLSQEISPIITSYYRKLSGGVDEITCAYKSSILKELDAMDGAEFLDDEGLEVAAAGNMAADVTGDYSAENVVDEESLRVAFQRKLDGLEFVEKMQGMTMSGPHKDDLALCIGGYEMRSVGSQGQCRSAAVAMRFAAVDVATRYVEKPILLLDDIFAELDVNRRDAVATLIREKQCQVVIATPQKEDLPFTADDTIEM
- the mscL gene encoding large-conductance mechanosensitive channel protein MscL; translation: MGIKGKATSLLEEFKAFAFKGNIVDMAIGVIIGGAFGKIVTSFVNDIVMPCVTGVIAMAGGKDAGEGLKALTTEIGGVTVPYGNFIGGIVDFLIVAIVVFIVMKKFLGALQNMKKAEEKPAEPPAPPAPPEPSAEEKLLTEIRDLLKK
- a CDS encoding DMT family transporter, with protein sequence MSWLILALASAFFLGCYDLAKKKSVQGNAVRPVLFLCSAFYALLMLPVLLTGHCESLPLQSHIYLIGKAAIVGGSWILTYNALAHLPLSIATTIRALAPVFTIFIAVTFMGERPFALQWAGVAVCICSYICLSMAGRKEMGHFFSNGWVICMVLGTILASCSGVYDKFILQRMNFEPLTVQVWFAIYMTLWQFAVCAITWFPKRKTTTPFQFRWSFVLVAVLLLVADRCYFLSVSDKDALISLVTVFRRSSVLISFVAGLLFFKERKSPLKWVALFGIITGLCMIALGK
- the coaE gene encoding dephospho-CoA kinase (Dephospho-CoA kinase (CoaE) performs the final step in coenzyme A biosynthesis.) is translated as MIGITGQIGAGKSYVGHLLRKRGIRVIDADLAVHQLYRDNQELREAVAREFGPDSLTASGVNRKFFADLIFRDASARVKLENLVYPVLTEYVLTEAPDFVEAALFENVPRMVERLDEIWVVTAPAEIRLQRLMENRNFSQEDALRRMSLQKEKDAENFWRQLFPGKTLRFISNAGDVPPELP
- a CDS encoding glycoside hydrolase family 9 protein, producing the protein MKITTFIAGAMIASGFATSLYAATAYQNQVGFLTNGQKQMAVVDVEGKDILFKDESGTVALTVTAPKAETWIPAGDTAASLVDFSELKTAGTYQAYVGDEKIGHPIHIADDALEGAAKASLKFFYYQRASMELTEEFAGQWAREAGHPDTAVAYHKSTGHDRMVEPKIASPKGWYDAGDYGKYIVNSGITTYTLLQLYQHNKEYFKKTSLNIPESKNEIPDLLDEIKWNLDWMLTMQDSDGGVFHKLTTLKFVGTVTPLKASSTQRYVIGKAEEATLNFAAVMALASEIYQPYDPEFSQKCIDAAQRAYMWADDHSGEVYEQPSDVSTGSYTGSRPATTRFWAQTEIYRVSKDPKFEALLKKTTIRTANVRIPSWQDSYMLGVYNIATNPDIFDANQVDSAKTLVINSANKFIATLENNGYGVALDKGDFYWGSNGVASNKAVILLHAYILTKEEKYLNAANSIVDYILGRNPIDKSYLTGYGVNPTMNPHHRPSQSDSIEAPVPGMVAGGANASATDCAKAYNNPDAVARSYYDNSCSYATNEVAINWNAPFAYAINSIQAIAATSTSYDITEKPVVNYELTPIVAKRALRVAPADNKRLIVRGNKVQLEFTKNGVKSYLNVNGKQIH
- a CDS encoding Na+/H+ antiporter NhaC family protein; the encoded protein is MDQWIFATGTFWALVPPIVAIALALITKEVYSSLFAGVVIGAFFICHGSFGSFLDAIFKDGVIAKVSDPWNVGILVFLVILGTMVALMNRVGGSAAFGEWAKKRIKTKTGAQIATICLGIMIFIDDYFNCLTVGSVMRPITDKYKVSHEKLAYLIDSTAAPVCIIAPISSWAAAVSGFVEGEDGLGLFVKAIPFNFYALFTLLAIFLVVFWKIDFGPMKNYETAEEIIQAKMDEAHIPEGRGKVIDLVLPIILLIVFCTIGMIYTGGFFASGADAKGFVDAFANSNASVGLVIGSFAALLLTLVLYVSRGVLRFGKCMECLPAGFKAMVPAILILSLAWTLKGVTDTLGAKEFVAGVVSGGAASFMNFMPAIIFVIAAFLAFATGTSWGTFGILIPIVVAAFSGVDYNLMIISISACMAGAVCGDHCSPISDTTIMASAGAQCEHVNHVNTQLPYVLYVASISFVTYIIAGFSRSAVLSLLVGAALTAGGLFFLKKKMAKKA
- a CDS encoding DMT family transporter, whose product is MANIGYSLLLVLAAFIWGTTFVAQAEGNSAGPFVFTFVRNFLATFLLFGLAKILDFAGKSPKKPQNVLQTKNLWKAGIFCGLALGFGTNFQQLGLFLGCSAGKSGFLTTCYIILVPVLSVFLGKKITGKIWFCVLLTLAGLYLLCIKDGFSIQAADGVLLLCALSFAIQILITDRFCQEVDNVRLSAIQCLVACVVSSIPMLFVDLKLSTAGLMNAVEIYTHWNAWIPLLYAAVLSSGVAFTLQIVAQNKIRPTVASLLMSLESVFAVLGGWAVLNERLSFQEGVGCVLMFIAVILSQIKLGKK